The proteins below are encoded in one region of Solidesulfovibrio sp.:
- a CDS encoding DUF6573 family protein: MDDFNLIYSYSRAQAIADGVLIDVTAQAREAGFKFHTVVTDNLFHSYITPPAGLEGEGQSIEGRLHDVFFVLLAAIRNSKAATDYAEFDVLFVMAPGRQEKVKVVAVVGPGDKGEPVLTIMLPGDD; this comes from the coding sequence ATGGATGATTTCAACCTGATCTATTCCTACAGCCGTGCCCAGGCCATAGCCGACGGCGTCTTGATCGACGTCACCGCCCAGGCCAGGGAAGCCGGTTTCAAATTCCACACCGTCGTCACTGATAACCTGTTCCATTCCTACATCACGCCGCCTGCTGGCCTGGAAGGGGAAGGGCAAAGTATCGAGGGCCGCCTGCACGATGTCTTTTTCGTTCTGCTTGCCGCCATTCGGAACTCCAAGGCGGCGACGGACTATGCGGAATTCGACGTGCTCTTCGTCATGGCTCCTGGCCGACAGGAGAAGGTCAAGGTGGTCGCCGTCGTCGGCCCTGGCGACAAGGGCGAGCCGGTGCTCACGATTATGCTTCCGGGAGATGATTAG